In Halomonas denitrificans, the genomic stretch TTCCAGGAGAATCCCGTGCCGCTGACCCGCCTTGGCCTGAGCAACCCGGTCGCCGTCGCCGTCGGCTGCATCCTGCTGGTCATCTTCGGCCTGATCAGCCTGGACCGCCTGCCGGTGCAGATGACGCCGAGCATCGACCGGCCCAGCATCTCGGTCAACACGGGCTGGCGCGCGGCCGCGCCGGAAGAGGTCGAGTCGGAGATCGTGGAGCCGCAGGAAGAGCAGCTGCGCGACGTTCCGGGCCTGGTGCGCATGAGCTCCGAGGCGTCCCAGGGCCGTGGCCGGGTCAGCCTGGAGTTCGGCGTCGGCGCGGACATGAACCGGGCGCTGATCGACGTGATCAACCGCCTGAACCAGGTCCAGCGCTACCCGACCGATGTCTCCGAGCCGACCGTGAACGTCGGCACGTCGCAGTACGAGGAGGCCGTGGCCTGGTTCGCGATCCTGCCGGTCGAGGGCAATACGCGCCCGATCGTCGAGTACCAGGACTTCGTCGCCGACGTGATCCAGGAACGGATCGAGCGCATTCCCGGCGTGTCCTCCGCCGCGCCGGTCGGCGGCCGGGCGTTCGAGATCCGGATCACCTTCGACCCCTACCGGGCAGCGGCGATCGGCGTCGATCTGACCCGGATCGGCCAGCAACTGGGCCAGAACAGCGACGTTTCCGGTGGCTTCGAGGAAATCGGCCGACGCCAGTACACGGTGCGCTTCGCCGGCCAGTACGAGGTCGCCGACCTGCAGAACCTGGTGCTCGAATGGCGCGACGGGCGTCCCGTGTATCTCGGCGACGTCGCCACCGTCGAGCGCACGATGACCGACTTCCGCGGCGGCGTGACCCAGAACGCCAGCCCGTCGATCGCGATGAACGTGGCCGCCGAGCCGGGCGCCAACGTGGTGCGCGTGCTCAACGACGTCAAGCAGGTGGTCGCGGAGCTTCAGCGCAGCCACCTGACCCCGGCCGGCCTGAACATGGTCCAGGTCTCCGACGACACGGTCTACATCAACCAATCGGTGCGGATGGTGGTGACCAACCTGCTGCTCGGCATGCTGCTGGCCACGAGCGTGCTGTGGTGGTTCTTCCGCAGGGTCCGGGCGACCCTGATGGTCGCGGTCGCCATCCCCCTGTGCCTGTGCTTCGCCTTTCTGGTGCTCGACGTGGCCGGGCGCTCGCTGAACGTGATCTCGCTGGCCGGCCTGGCCTTCGCGACCGGCATGGTGCTCGACGCCGCGATCGTCGTCCTCGAGAACATCGTGCGCCAGCGCGAGCAGGGCCGGGAGGCCAGGGAAGCCTCCGACCGCGGCGCGACCCAGGTCTGGGGCGCGCTGCTGGCCTCGACGGCCACCACCGTCGCCATCTTTCTCCCCGTGCTCTGGCTGCAGGACGAGGCCGGCCAGCTGTTCGCCGACCTCGCGGTGGTGATCTCGGCGGCGGTGATCGCGTCGCTGGTGGTCGCCGTGGTGGTCATCCCCGCGGCCAGCTACCGGCTGCTCGGCGACCGGGAGATGAAGGACCGGCACCTCTCCTGGTGGCGCAACGCGGCCGACTTCGTGATGAGGCTGACCGACACGCCGCGCCGGCGCTGGTCGTGGATCGCCGGCCTGACCCTGGTGCCGCTGCTGATCGGCGCGCTGCTGATCCCGCCGGCCGACTACCTGCCCGAAGGCAACCAGAATTCGCTGTTCGGCTTCGTCCAGTCGCCGCCCGGCATGGGGCCGGAAACGGTCCAGTCCGAGATCATCGATCCGATCAACGACCGGGTCCGGCCGTACCTTACCGGCGAGAAGGAACCCGCGATCTCCGACATCTTCGTCGGCCAGTTCGGCAGCGGCGTGTTCATGGGCCTGAGCGCGGCCGACCCCGATGACATCGACGAAGTGCTCGAGGTCGTCAACCGCGAGATCCTGGCCGGCTTCCCCGACACCTTCGGCCGCGCGGGCC encodes the following:
- a CDS encoding efflux RND transporter permease subunit, which gives rise to MPLTRLGLSNPVAVAVGCILLVIFGLISLDRLPVQMTPSIDRPSISVNTGWRAAAPEEVESEIVEPQEEQLRDVPGLVRMSSEASQGRGRVSLEFGVGADMNRALIDVINRLNQVQRYPTDVSEPTVNVGTSQYEEAVAWFAILPVEGNTRPIVEYQDFVADVIQERIERIPGVSSAAPVGGRAFEIRITFDPYRAAAIGVDLTRIGQQLGQNSDVSGGFEEIGRRQYTVRFAGQYEVADLQNLVLEWRDGRPVYLGDVATVERTMTDFRGGVTQNASPSIAMNVAAEPGANVVRVLNDVKQVVAELQRSHLTPAGLNMVQVSDDTVYINQSVRMVVTNLLLGMLLATSVLWWFFRRVRATLMVAVAIPLCLCFAFLVLDVAGRSLNVISLAGLAFATGMVLDAAIVVLENIVRQREQGREAREASDRGATQVWGALLASTATTVAIFLPVLWLQDEAGQLFADLAVVISAAVIASLVVAVVVIPAASYRLLGDREMKDRHLSWWRNAADFVMRLTDTPRRRWSWIAGLTLVPLLIGALLIPPADYLPEGNQNSLFGFVQSPPGMGPETVQSEIIDPINDRVRPYLTGEKEPAISDIFVGQFGSGVFMGLSAADPDDIDEVLEVVNREILAGFPDTFGRAGRRAIFGGRGGRNIEVDLQAGDFSDLIEAGQIGFGVISQALPGANIRPDPGLELAEPELRLIPDDRRIAELGFTRGDVATIIRAFGSGAFLGEYFDGDQRLNVILRGERWATPEELMSMPIATPSGRLATLGELARLERTAGPNQIRRVDRKRTLTLRVTPPSGMPMETALEVLRTEAEPAIRAALPPDGVITYRGTAEALGETLRNLAGSFLLAVVILYLLITALFRSFKDSLLVLMTIPMATIGGIVALRLVDLVFGQAMDMLTMIGFVILLGLVVNNAILLVYRARDGEREGLDRREAVRQAVGLRLRPILMSTFTSLFGMLPLLLLPGAGTELYRGLAAVIVGGLAVSTLFTLVLLPSLLRINEEPASRPIGTREPVTA